GCTGCCGGAGCCGGCGGCGAGCGCGACGGGGGAGTCGGAGGGCCCGCGCACGCCGGTGGAGGAGGTGCTGGCGGGGATCTGGGCGGAGGTGCTGGGGGTCGAGCGCGTGGGGGTGCACGAGAGCTTCTTCGAGCTGGGCGGCCACTCCCTCCTCGCCACCCGCGTCCAGTCGCGCGTCTGCGAGGCGTTCCAGGTGGACGTCCCGCTCCACACCCTCTTCCGCGCCCCCACCATCGCCGACTTCGCGGTGGCGGTGGCGCAGCTCCAGGTCCAGCAGATGATGGGCGACGAGCTCGCCGACCTCCTGGGCGAGCTGGAGTCGCTGTCCGAGGACGACGCCCGGGTGCTCCTGGAGAGCCGCTGAACCGCCCCCCGGAGCGACACACGATGCCCCGCACCCACACCACCCGCCCGCGACCGTCGTCGGGCAGCGCAGACCTACCGGGCGACATGACCAACAGAACGCTTGCCCCGCCTCCGGCCGGCCCGGAGCTCCAGAACGCCGCCGTCCCGCAGGGCGCGGAGAGCGCGCACCCGCTCTCGGCCACGCAGGAGGGGATGCTCTTCGACACCCTCGCCGGCCGCCGGAGCGGGGTGTACGTGCAGCAGCTCGTCGCCACGCTCCCCGAGGCCCTCGACCTGCCCGCCTTCCGCGAGGCGTGGGACCGGGTGGCCGAGCGCCACCCCGCGCTGCGGAGCTGCTTCCGGTGGGAGGAGGTCGCCCGGCCGCTCCAGGAGGTCCGGGGGCGCGTGTACCTCCCCTGGACGGTGGAGGACTGGCGGAGCGCCGCCCCCGCGGAGCAGGAGCGCCTGCTGCAGGAGTACCTGGAGGAGGACGCCCGGAGGGCGTTCCGCCTCGACGAGGCGCCGCTCATGCGCTTC
This genomic window from Longimicrobiaceae bacterium contains:
- a CDS encoding phosphopantetheine-binding protein; protein product: LPEPAASATGESEGPRTPVEEVLAGIWAEVLGVERVGVHESFFELGGHSLLATRVQSRVCEAFQVDVPLHTLFRAPTIADFAVAVAQLQVQQMMGDELADLLGELESLSEDDARVLLESR